One part of the Anopheles merus strain MAF chromosome 3L, AmerM5.1, whole genome shotgun sequence genome encodes these proteins:
- the LOC121599195 gene encoding chymotrypsin-2-like, with translation MYRKAAAALIVCFLAVAVSGESATSDPLYQQWKGRIVGGTYARDGDFPYQASFRTLDGMHICGGAVLNQQWVITAASCLFGRSTADTRVMVGAYRLSQGGFNLGLRRIVIHPNFASATLANDVAVARVAQQMVLSDAVQGVQLGSYNINVAYGALVSGWGRTEFSNPQFPDNLQYIAVNVISQLECRARFADPYNARIYDSTLCSSSPVGQGTCLGDAGSPLIHGAELHGIVSWGIPCGEGYPDVYARISSHRGWILAHTLI, from the exons ATGTATCGCAAAGCAGCTGCTGCACTAATCGTCTGCTTCCTGGCGGTGGCCGTCAGTGGTGAGTCGGCTACTTCGGATCCGCTCTACCAGCAGTGGAAGGGTCGGATCGTCGGTGGCACTTACGCGCGCGATGGAGACTTCCCGTATCAGGCCTCGTTCCGCACGCTGGACGGTATGCACATCTGTGGCGGTGCCGTGCTGAACCAGCAGTGGGTCATTACGGCCGCTTCGTGCCTGTTTGGCCGTTCGACTGCGGACACGCGCGTCATGGTGGGAGCCTACCGGCTGAGCCAGGGAGGCTTCAATCTTGGTTTGCGACGCATCGTCATCCATCCCAACTTTGCATCGGCCACGCTGGCCAACGACGTTGCGGTGGCACGTGTGGCACAGCAGATGGTGCTGAGTGATGCCGTGCAGGGTGTGCAGCTTGGCTCGTACAACATTAACGTGGCCTACGGAGCCCTTGTGTCCGGTTGGGGTCGTACCGAA TTCTCCAACCCTCAGTTCCCGGACAACTTGCAGTACATTGCGGTGAACGTGATCTCGCAGCTGGAATGCCGCGCACGGTTCGCTGATCCGTACAACGCACGGATCTACGATTCGACgctgtgcagcagcagcccggtcGGCCAGGGCACGTGCCTCGGTGATGCGGGCAGCCCACTGATCCACGGTGCCGAACTGCACGGCATCGTTTCGTGGGGCATTCCGTGCGGTGAGGGCTATCCGGACGTTTACGCACGCATCTCGTCGCACCGTGGCTGGATCCTTGCGCACACTCTCATTTAA